A region from the Chionomys nivalis chromosome 22, mChiNiv1.1, whole genome shotgun sequence genome encodes:
- the Prrt1b gene encoding proline rich transmembrane protein 1B, whose amino-acid sequence MEAGPDAKGRDSPAVPEDPTVAEDTRNPSQPALPQLPRRPQLLDEDAGPDEDGAVATEGSEPARGDPEPASTSGDAGPGPKATGGTVPPIGFVGEPPPYAPPDPKAVALLYPPFPQVPVLFQPAPGSAALYPPPPGPLFPPAAAAAGASFPFPAYGSPMAGGPAPMQVEHRPLPKDFMMESVLVTLFCCLLTGLIAIVYSHETRAALGRGDLAQAEEASRKARSLVLFSLLFGVFVSTSWVIYVVVALYLP is encoded by the exons ATGGAGGCAG GTCCCGACGCCAAGGGGAGAGACAGCCCCGCAGTCCCGGAGGACCCTACCGTCGCCGAGGACACGCGCAACCCCTCGCAGCCGGCGCTCCCGCAGCTCCCCCGCCGCCCGCAGCTGCTGGATGAAGACGCAGGGCCAGACGAGGATGGGGCCGTGGCCACAGAGGGCAGCGAGCCCGCCCGGGGGGACCCAGAACCCGCGTCCACGTCGGGCGATGCGGGGCCCGGGCCCAAGGCCACCGGCGGCACGGTGCCGCCTATAGGCTTCGTGGGTGAGCCGCCGCCCTACGCGCCCCCGGACCCCAAGGCAGTGGCGCTGCTCTACCCGCCCTTCCCGCAGGTGCCGGTGCTGTTCCAGCCCGCACCCGGGTCCGCCGCACTCTACCCACCGCCGCCTGGGCCGCTCTTCCCAcccgccgccgctgctgctggagcctccttccccttccccgcG TATGGCAGCCCCATGGCCGGCGGGCCTGCCCCCATGCAAGTGGAGCACAGGCCTCTGCCCAAGGACTTCATGATGGAGTCAGTGCTGGTGACCCTGTTCTGTTGCCTTCTCACGGGGCTTATAGCCATTGTCTACTCCCACGAG ACTCGAGCAGCCCTGGGCAGGGGTGACCTGGCACAGGCGGAGGAGGCTTCGAGGAAGGCCCGCTCGCTCGTGCTCTTCAGCCTGCTCTTCGGGGTCTTTGTGTCCACCAGCTGGGTCATCTATGTGGTGGTGGCCCTCTACCTCCCCTGA